ACCAATACTGCTTTTTTGATCAATATTCAGGGAGAAATTCAGGCGCTTTATTCGAAGCTTCATCTTTTTAAAATGGGAGAAGAACATAAAAAATTTATTTCGGGTTCTGGTTACAAGGTTTTTTCCAGCATTTATGGCAAGTTTGGCTTTGCTATTTGTTATGATATTCGCTTTCCCGAATTTATTCGAAGTCTGGTTTTAAAAGGAGCACGCTTCCTAATTATTCCCTCAGCCTGGCCCAGGGAAAGGCTGGATCATTATCTGACTTTGCTGAGGGCGCGCGCGATTGAAAACCAATGTTATGTCATCAGTTGCAATAAGGTGGGTAAAAATGAAAAGGGGATTATTAACGGGGGACACAGTGTGGTGTTTGATCCTTGGGGAACCAAACTTTTAGAGTTGGGCAGTTCAGAGTCTTTTGGAGTCGTTTCGATTGATTTGAATAGGGTAGAGGAGGTTCGAAATGCATTTCCGGTGCTTCAGTGCCGGCGTGGAGATTTGTATTAGTAGATAGGAAGGTTTATTGTCTTCCTTTACCCATCCTCAAACTCAAAAAATCTTTCATCGAATATGCGGCCATTTTCAAATAAGGATTAGTCCGTTTTTGTTCTTCAAAGGTAGCGCTTGAAGCTGCTGCATAATGATGACCCGGATATAAAGTAGTATCCCCCGGAAGTCGCATCAGTTTTTGAGTGAGGCTGTAATACATTTGTTCAGGATCGCTATCCTGAAAATCGCAGCGCCCGCAACCGTTGATGAATAAAGTATCTCCTGACACTAAACTGTCCTTCACTCGAAAACACTGTGAGCCTTGGGTGTGGCCGGGCGTGTGCAAACATTCGATTTCAATATTGCCAACTTTTATTTTTTGAGCATGGTCCACAGCGGTTAAATGAGAAGAGGGGATCTGTATTTTTGCTAAATCGTTTTTATTGACATAAACCGGAATATTTTCTCGTTCCAACAGTTCTTCAATGCCATTGGTATGATCGTGGTGATGGTGACTAATGAGTGCGCCTTTGATCTTCAAATTGTCTTCATCTGCTTTTCTGAAAATCGTATCGATTTCCCAGGCGGGATCGACCACCAGCACTTCGCGAGTTTGGGCATCGCCTATCAAGTAGACGAAATTTTCCATGGGGCCGACTTCAAATTGTTTGAGCAGAAGAGAAGATTGTTGCATACTGAAATCCTATGAAAATTAAAACTCAGATTCAACATCTGCTGACTTATCTAAATCAATTTGCTCCTCCCAGTCTAGCGGAAGATTGGGATAATATCGGTTTGCAGCTGGGTTCGTTAGAGGATGAAATTCGGGGGATACTAATTGCTTTGGATGTGACCGAATCCGTGCTGGAAGAGGCAAAGAGACTGAAAACCAATGTGCTGATTACTCACCATCCCCTTTTTTTTAAGGCCATCAAGAGTTTAGACGATTCCAAATCAGTTCAA
Above is a genomic segment from Deltaproteobacteria bacterium containing:
- a CDS encoding carbon-nitrogen family hydrolase; amino-acid sequence: MPNTKLEFHNILNVCLMQLAPQKKDKSSIPTSFLKLLKKIPKNVDWIVLPEMWRTSFYNQDPKAELKETKEALKFLKVYAKKNRVNFSGSHLVKKGNFYTNTAFLINIQGEIQALYSKLHLFKMGEEHKKFISGSGYKVFSSIYGKFGFAICYDIRFPEFIRSLVLKGARFLIIPSAWPRERLDHYLTLLRARAIENQCYVISCNKVGKNEKGIINGGHSVVFDPWGTKLLELGSSESFGVVSIDLNRVEEVRNAFPVLQCRRGDLY
- a CDS encoding MBL fold metallo-hydrolase yields the protein MQQSSLLLKQFEVGPMENFVYLIGDAQTREVLVVDPAWEIDTIFRKADEDNLKIKGALISHHHHDHTNGIEELLERENIPVYVNKNDLAKIQIPSSHLTAVDHAQKIKVGNIEIECLHTPGHTQGSQCFRVKDSLVSGDTLFINGCGRCDFQDSDPEQMYYSLTQKLMRLPGDTTLYPGHHYAAASSATFEEQKRTNPYLKMAAYSMKDFLSLRMGKGRQ